From a single Maniola hyperantus chromosome 3, iAphHyp1.2, whole genome shotgun sequence genomic region:
- the LOC117996763 gene encoding uncharacterized protein isoform X5 translates to MEDTVRSLLQHKSRVETLKQEKASLSSALEASAAHYQSQLSALSAENERLRSELTALSVGVQDSDHEKRLDDVAQQVVRALLSQKSVREELGCARARIRELEAQNRALSSLLVRQLRPQPRPSPATPHTPITPHTPRDLQVHLVDVGSCGSLVSFRDSPPPAPPVPQPHPLNQDDKRRHQILADIWTELKGLEVTPANLARALSAVDPTLWAPPARPATLSLSVPQPCPDQAPGATKEKVTEEENGEAGAESPESGAKDEGYSTMSSDVQADASRQSDHAADRALPDLNEASDETDNQTIVSINPRESRRHARLLAEADYIYFPIGVAFAGIRGSYPPSRPVLPFQHVVRSFSDSHLCLKLVASTTCPTSCLETPTPSSGVLVLDLKPAPERPLRRAAIASTTSSERVSWGSTLDDRGEGSQYDADYVQHWLELDDARSALQQRHRDLADLEYDRAELEDWSLSLSCEDLRQSPFAEITTPGQISLSTLPSIREDDALELEEDVGDCLWNDCGFATVEIDECRIVDEADNSEKRWEYTGTHSPGGSWSSASDAPEKHSSTALSEDGDCTNVGLDFTRDFYRLVKYESTKSLASNSSKVTSQDPANHLRINDVQNMALQDREQALQNVLHFIAEQQKYCRDREESDSMSSRPTSEIRELPPPYAAADFDDDSVDPRSEVSEDRQRPDSFGSFSENDSCDVTPLDRPRVPYCDSVSEPRSTPRFIEREDPYTESEDYYDLSRVENAENEIDDHHLLKVQRKNEINKHIDISNSTDLDQPSSMKEERCGNIESSRNLEHNSALKENTVNIMLNMQTPIERETETGLVKSTSFQLSTESEMSLVDEVLSACRRPTGALGTVPEEEESSSPETSSPQMTESNTTSTSTAETVIISNKNDGAHRDVRRRSEKSRIPTLMGGKRPPSSPQRTRSKIPVAEKGRAGSTQVAMNAEAIIVKQENTLSFHEAATSKEVIEELNRMIRQSEGGAAVAEVKAEEQQEKPYAQKDSALWAPTGWVHVEKDIDFSDPKARANLLDVMLASSDSSPSSCGSSPAEPPPPYSRLHRLHRSRRQKTAAALRVRGLGALRQPRYRRPSILGRDGFFVRYAEPERAAVATFDFLDDLSAGSSPDQASRHCSDRSS, encoded by the exons AGTGTCCGAGAAGAGTTGGGATGCGCGCGTGCCAGAATACGCGAACTGGAAGCACAGAACAGAGCGTTAAGCTCTTTGCTCGTGAGGCAACTCCGGCCGCAGCCGAGGCCGTCGCCTGCCACGCCCCATACACCGATCACACCGCACACACCACGGGATCTACAAG TGCATCTGGTAGACGTAGGATCTTGTGGTTCCCTGGTGTCGTTTCGAGACTCGCCCCCGCCAGCACCTCCGGTACCGCAGCCGCACCCTTTGAACCAGGACGACAAGCGACGACATCAGATCCTGGCTGATATCTGGACTGAACTAAAG GGTCTGGAAGTAACGCCAGCAAACCTGGCGCGGGCACTGTCTGCCGTGGACCCGACGCTGTGGGCGCCCCCCGCACGTCCCGCTACCCTTAGCCTTAGCGTACCGCAGCCTTGCCCTGATCAGGCACCTG GTGCAACTAAAGAAAAAGTGACGGAAGAAGAAAACGGTGAAGCGGGGGCTGAATCTCCAGAAAGCGGGGCCAAAGACGAAGGCTATTCCACCATGTCAAGTGACGTTCAAGCTGATGCCTCTCGACAGAGCGACCATGCGGCAGACAGGGCTCTTCCCGACCTCAACGAGGCCTCTGACGAAACAGACAACCAAACCATAGTCTCCATCAACCCCAGAGAATCACGTCGCCATGCCCGACTACTCGCTGAAGCTGATTATATATATTTTCCTATAGGTGTAGCATTCGCTGGTATTAGAGGCAGCTACCCCCCTTCTAGACCAGTTTTGCCCTTCCAGCATGTCGTGCGAAGTTTCTCCGACTCTCACCTTTGCTTAAAACTAGTAGCGAGCACCACTTGTCCAACTAGCTGTCTCGAAACTCCAACGCCTAGCTCAGGAGTCTTAGTTTTAGACCTAAAACCGGCACCAGAAAGACCTTTGAGAAGAGCAGCCATAGCCTCAACCACAAGTTCAGAAAGAGTTTCGTGGGGTAGTACACTTGATGACCGCGGTGAAGGTTCACAATATGATGCTGATTATGTTCAGCATTGGTTAGAATTAGATGATGCAAGGTCTGCTTTGCAACAAAGGCATAGAGATCTGGCTGATTTAGAATACGATAGAGCTGAATTAGAAGACTGGAGCTTATCCTTATCATGCGAGGATCTGAGGCAGTCTCCTTTTGCAGAAATAACGACACCAGGTCAAATATCCCTTTCAACTTTACCTAGTATTAGAGAAGATGATGCGCTAGAATTAGAAGAAGATGTGGGTGATTGCTTATGGAATGATTGTGGCTTTGCGACAGTGGAAATTGATGAGTGTAGAATAGTAGATGAAGCAGACAATTCTGAAAAAAGATGGGAGTATACTGGAACACATTCCCCTGGAGGCTCGTGGTCCAGCGCATCCGATGCCCCCGAAAAACATTCTAGTACTGCCTTAAGCGAAGACGGTGACTGCACTAATGTGGGTTTAGATTTTACGCGAGATTTTTATCGTCTCGTCAAATATGAAAGCACAAAAAGTTTAGCATCGAACTCATCTAAAGTAACGTCTCAAGATCCTGCCAATCATTTAAGAATTAATGACGTTCAAAATATGGCGTTACAAGATCGAGAACAGGCACTCCAAAATGTACTTCATTTTATTGCAGAGCAGCAGAAATATTGTCGCGACAGAGAGGAGTCAGATTCTATGTCGTCCCGTCCCACATCTGAAATACGTGAATTGCCTCCTCCTTACGCTGCAGCCGATTTCGATGACGACTCAGTCGACCCACGTAGTGAAGTATCTGAAGATAGACAAAGACCTGATTCTTTTGGTAGTTTTTCTGAAAATGACTCTTGCGACGTCACTCCACTTGACAGACCACGAGTCCCATATTGTGATAGTGTATCCGAGCCAAGATCGACTCCTAGATTTATTGAAAGAGAAGATCCCTACACAGAGTCGGAGGATTACTATGATCTATCGAGAGTCGAAAATGCGGAAAACGAAATAGATGACCATCATCTCTTAAAAGTGCAACGAAAGAACGAAATTAATAAACATATCGATATAAGCAACTCAACAGATTTAGACCAGCCAAGTTCAATGAAAGAAGAGAGATGTGGCAATATTGAATCTAGTCGCAATTTAGAGCACAATTCCGCTTTAAAGGAGAATACTGTGAATATTATGTTAAACATGCAAACTCCAATTGAAAGGGAAACTGAGACTGGTTTAGTGAAATCTACAAGCTTTCAACTATCCACGGAAAGTGAGATGTCTCTCGTGGATGAGGTGTTAAGTGCTTGTAGAAGACCAACAGGTGCTTTAGGTACTGTACCAGAGGAAGAGGAAAGTTCGTCGCCTGAAACGAGTTCTCCTCAAATGACTGAATCAAATACAACAAGTACGTCTACGGCTGAAACTgtgataataagtaataagaaTGACGGAGCTCATAGAGACGTAAGACGTAGAAGCGAGAAAAGTCGCATACCGACATTAATGGGAGGTAAAAGGCCGCCGTCATCACCCCAGAGGACGAGGTCTAAAATTCCAGTTGCGGAAAAAGGTCGGGCTGGATCGACGCAAGTAGCTATGAATGCAGAAGCAATAATTGTGAAACAAGAAAACACACTTAGTTTTCACGAGGCTGCTACTTCCAAAGAGGTTATTGAAGAACTTAATAG aatGATTCGCCAAAGTGAAGGCGGAGCAGCAGTAGCGGAAGTGAAGGCTGAAGAGCAACAGGAAAAGCCTTACGCGCAAAAAGACAGTGCGTTATGGGCACCGACGGGATGGGTGCATGTTGAAAAAGATATTGACTTCAGTGATCCTAAG GCCCGAGCGAATCTCCTAGACGTCATGCTGGCATCAAGCGACTCCTCGCCTTCTTCATGTGGCTCTTCTCCCGCAGAGCCTCCACCTCCCTACTCACGCCTGCACCGGCTACATCGCTCCAGGCGACAGAAGACCG CGGCGGCACTGCGCGTGCGCGGGCTGGGCGCGCTGCGCCAGCCGCGCTACCGCCGCCCCTCCATCCTGGGCCGCGACGGCTTCTTCGTGCGCTACGCCGAGCCGGAGCGAGCCGCGGTCGCCACCTTCGACTTCCTCGACGACCTCTCCGCCGGATCCTCCCCCGACCAAGCCTCCAGGCACTGTTCCGATCGCTCATCCTAG